One window of Pseudomonas sp. ML2-2023-3 genomic DNA carries:
- a CDS encoding COG3650 family protein, translating to MRAVRPLVLFALLPLFAGCQLLNSKPADTTAGLTRLQGELVSSGDQLVFQPCVGQQRYEVRDGDNTTLVQDASYMPNKPGKLFADIRGSFVASKTPGADGEVQVQQLYRLERNSNACQDLNFKQLTVHANGNGPAWEVQAGGKGMVLKREGQPDLALPYVEEQIGDGRFSLSTEANNQRIELWVAPQRCTDSVDGSVQHLGAELRINGQVQRGCGYFGGARND from the coding sequence ATGCGTGCTGTTCGTCCCTTGGTTTTGTTTGCCCTGCTGCCCCTGTTTGCGGGCTGCCAACTGCTCAACAGCAAGCCAGCTGACACCACCGCCGGCCTGACCCGCCTGCAAGGTGAGTTGGTTTCATCCGGTGATCAGTTGGTGTTCCAACCGTGCGTCGGCCAGCAGCGCTATGAAGTGCGCGACGGCGACAACACCACCCTGGTGCAGGACGCTTCTTACATGCCCAATAAACCGGGCAAGTTGTTCGCCGATATTCGCGGCAGTTTTGTCGCCAGCAAAACCCCCGGTGCGGACGGTGAAGTCCAGGTGCAACAGCTCTATCGCCTGGAACGCAACAGCAACGCCTGCCAGGACCTTAACTTCAAGCAACTGACCGTACACGCCAACGGCAATGGCCCGGCATGGGAAGTACAGGCCGGCGGCAAGGGCATGGTGCTTAAACGCGAAGGTCAGCCGGACCTGGCACTGCCTTATGTTGAAGAACAGATCGGTGACGGTCGTTTTTCGCTGTCCACTGAAGCCAACAATCAACGCATAGAACTGTGGGTTGCCCCACAACGTTGCACTGACAGTGTCGACGGCAGCGTGCAGCATCTGGGTGCAGAGC